In Castanea sativa cultivar Marrone di Chiusa Pesio chromosome 6, ASM4071231v1, a single window of DNA contains:
- the LOC142638375 gene encoding upstream activation factor subunit UAF30 has translation MLPQHMKKAITDNPKKLANLIDLVNLPSTLREFVGQSQISRLGCFMRVWSYIKTNNLQDPKNKNVVNCDEKLRSILLGKHQVELAELPSLIKLHFPKEPK, from the exons ATGCTGCCACAGCACATGAAGAAGGCCATTACTGATAATCCAAAGAAGCTTGCCAACTTGATTGACCTTGTAAATCTTCCTTCAACACTCAGAGAGTTTGTGGGTCAGTCTCAGATTTCTCGTCTGGGCTGTTTTATGAGGGTTTGGTCCTACATCAAGACCAACAATCTCCAG gatccaaaaaacaaaaatgtggtCAACTGTGATGAAAAGCTGAGGAGTATTCTCTTAGGCAAGCATCAGGTTGAGCTAGCTGAACTCCCTTCATTGATCAAATTGCATTTTCCCAAAGAGCCGAAGTAA